From Paraburkholderia fungorum, the proteins below share one genomic window:
- a CDS encoding MFS transporter — translation MPLALGTFIVPLIVACAMFMENVDGTVIVTSLPVLARDLGQDPITLKLAVTAYVIGLGVFIPICGWVADRFGSRTVFRTAIGIFMAGSLMCAASTSLGTFVVARFVQGIGGAMMVPVGRIIIFRSVPKSDFIRAVNYLTVPALLGPVVGPPLGGFITTYLHWRLIFFINIPIGLLGIWLANKHIANVREAHPGRLDWTGFVLSAGGASLFMLGLSLIGGELVTTSVSVIMCLSGVVLLLLYVLYASRVELPVLDLRLLRIPSFHASVVGGSLFRIGLGAVPFLLPLALQEGLGMTAFKAGSITCASAFGAIFMKTAAMRILRRFGFRTVLLFNAACAGLVIAGYGLFFPGTPHWLIWCVVLVGGFFPSLQFTSLNSLAYADIPSSEVGRATSVASVIQQISLGLGVTIAGIVLQISHNLQGHPKIVFTDFWPAFLVVGLFSFLSIPVTARLPHNAGDELSRGSRGTA, via the coding sequence ATGCCTCTCGCTTTAGGCACTTTCATCGTTCCGCTGATCGTCGCGTGCGCGATGTTCATGGAGAATGTGGACGGCACGGTCATCGTGACCTCGCTGCCTGTTCTGGCGCGCGATCTCGGTCAGGACCCCATCACGCTGAAGCTTGCCGTCACGGCCTACGTGATCGGCCTCGGCGTGTTCATTCCGATCTGCGGCTGGGTCGCCGACCGCTTCGGTTCACGCACGGTGTTTCGCACGGCCATCGGCATTTTCATGGCCGGCTCGCTGATGTGCGCGGCCTCCACGTCGCTCGGCACATTCGTGGTTGCGCGCTTCGTGCAAGGCATCGGCGGCGCGATGATGGTGCCGGTGGGCCGCATCATCATCTTCCGCTCGGTGCCGAAATCGGACTTCATTCGCGCGGTCAATTATCTGACGGTGCCCGCGCTGCTTGGGCCGGTTGTCGGGCCGCCGCTCGGTGGTTTCATCACGACGTATCTGCACTGGCGTCTGATTTTCTTCATCAATATTCCGATTGGTCTGCTCGGTATCTGGCTTGCCAACAAGCACATTGCCAATGTGCGCGAGGCGCATCCCGGACGGCTCGACTGGACCGGCTTCGTGTTGTCGGCGGGTGGAGCGTCGCTGTTCATGCTGGGGCTTTCGCTGATCGGCGGCGAGCTTGTGACGACGAGCGTGTCGGTCATCATGTGCCTGAGCGGCGTCGTGTTGCTGCTGCTTTATGTGCTCTACGCAAGTCGCGTCGAACTGCCTGTGCTCGATCTGCGGCTTCTGCGCATCCCCAGTTTTCACGCGAGCGTGGTGGGCGGCTCGCTGTTCCGGATCGGGCTTGGCGCTGTGCCGTTTCTGTTGCCGCTTGCGTTGCAGGAAGGTCTCGGCATGACGGCGTTCAAGGCAGGTTCGATCACGTGTGCGTCCGCGTTCGGCGCGATCTTCATGAAGACGGCGGCCATGCGCATTCTGCGGCGCTTCGGCTTTCGCACCGTGCTGTTGTTCAACGCGGCGTGCGCGGGTCTTGTCATCGCGGGCTATGGGCTGTTCTTTCCCGGTACACCGCATTGGCTGATCTGGTGTGTCGTGCTGGTCGGCGGGTTCTTCCCTTCGTTGCAGTTCACGTCGCTGAACTCGCTGGCGTATGCGGATATTCCGAGCAGCGAAGTCGGCCGTGCAACGAGTGTTGCGAGCGTGATCCAGCAGATATCGCTGGGACTCGGCGTGACGATTGCCGGCATCGTGCTGCAGATTTCGCACAACCTGCAGGGCCATCCGAAGATCGTGTTCACCGATTTCTGGCCGGCGTTTCTCGTAGTCGGTCTGTTCTCGTTCCTGTCGATTCCGGTCACCGCGCGCTTGCCGCACAACGCAGGCGACGAACTCTCGCGCGGTAGTCGCGGCACCGCATGA
- a CDS encoding flippase-like domain-containing protein: MSRAALLLLSIGTALFVGLLAWQGFGSVASTLLAAGWGLALVAAFHVVPLVLDAGAISVLFHPRRDGVHHDLSLRDALFARWVGESVNSLLPAGQIGGPVVMVRQLSQRGMRMRDAAAAITVSTTLQALAQIVFALGGLMLFGAYAAHGALHDLQTATLIATGVLGAMIVGFYYAQRRGLFGRLLGVVSKVFGKRDWSSLMNRAEAVDAAVQAMYRERGRVAASFALSLVGWIVGTVEVWLALRFLGHPVDWVDALLLESIGQAIRGAAFMIPGSLGVQEGGYLLLAQLVGLPPDAALALSLAKRAREILLGLPGLLVLHFSERSWQRRRALGRVPVID; the protein is encoded by the coding sequence ATGAGTCGCGCGGCCCTGCTTCTGCTGTCGATCGGGACGGCGCTGTTTGTCGGCCTGCTCGCCTGGCAAGGCTTCGGTTCGGTTGCGTCGACGCTGCTTGCGGCCGGTTGGGGGCTCGCGCTCGTCGCGGCGTTCCACGTCGTGCCGCTCGTGCTCGATGCGGGCGCGATCTCCGTGTTGTTCCATCCTCGCCGCGACGGCGTGCATCACGATCTGTCGCTGCGCGATGCGCTGTTCGCGCGCTGGGTTGGCGAATCGGTGAATAGCCTGTTGCCTGCGGGGCAGATCGGCGGTCCCGTCGTGATGGTGCGGCAGCTTTCGCAGCGCGGCATGCGCATGCGCGACGCCGCTGCGGCGATCACGGTCAGCACGACCTTGCAGGCGCTCGCACAAATCGTCTTTGCGCTCGGCGGCCTGATGCTGTTCGGCGCGTACGCGGCGCACGGCGCGCTGCACGATCTGCAAACCGCAACGCTGATCGCAACCGGCGTGCTCGGCGCGATGATCGTCGGCTTCTACTATGCGCAGCGGCGCGGCCTGTTTGGCCGGCTGCTCGGCGTGGTGTCGAAAGTATTCGGCAAGCGCGACTGGTCCTCGCTGATGAATCGCGCGGAAGCCGTCGATGCCGCCGTGCAGGCCATGTACCGCGAACGCGGCCGCGTTGCGGCGAGCTTCGCGTTGAGTCTCGTGGGCTGGATCGTCGGTACGGTCGAGGTGTGGCTCGCGCTGCGCTTTCTCGGTCATCCGGTGGATTGGGTCGACGCGCTGTTGCTCGAAAGTATCGGGCAGGCCATTCGCGGCGCTGCGTTCATGATTCCGGGCTCGCTCGGCGTGCAGGAAGGCGGTTATCTGCTGCTCGCACAGCTCGTGGGGTTGCCGCCCGACGCGGCGTTGGCGCTGTCGCTCGCCAAGCGCGCACGCGAAATCCTGCTAGGCTTGCCGGGTTTGCTGGTTTTGCACTTCAGCGAAAGAAGCTGGCAACGGCGGCGCGCCCTGGGGCGCGTGCCGGTTATCGATTAA
- the ggt gene encoding gamma-glutamyltransferase, whose translation MRLFRSAKSSASGLTLVALVSVSTGFLEASPAVAKAPAKTPPAVLSASAIAVADKYSADAAEQIFKEGGNAVDAAVAIAFTLAVTYPEAGNIGGGGFMTLYVDGKPYFLDYRERAPLAATKNMYLDDKGAVIKGMSVIGYRAVGVPGTVDGMWQAQRRFGKLKWKQVLAPAIHYARDGFEVSQQLQERRDDAAKDFAGKTNFDTYFGNLKQGVNFKQADLAAVLQRISDQGAKDFYSGRTADLIAASMRGHGLITKDDLQQYKAVWREPVQANWNGYRVITAPPPSSGGVGLVQLLKMKADIAPDFKDVPLNSAQYVHLIAEIEKRVFADRAQYLGDPDFYKVPVSQLIDDSYNAKRAAEVNPTTPSDTKSVQPGLGTNMPEKAETTHFSVIDKWGNAVSNTYTINGYFGSGVVVDQTGIVLNDEMDDFSAKPGVANEFGVVGKDANSIEPKKRPLSSMTPTILTKDGKVSLVIGTPGGSRIFTSIFQVINNVYDYNMPLQDAVGAMRFHHQLLPPNTIFWEPYKPIEGELAQQIEAKGYKLEGQDFSGDIQAIKVNGDTPEAAADPRGRGVTRVIP comes from the coding sequence ATGAGGTTGTTCCGCAGCGCCAAGTCTTCAGCCAGCGGTCTCACGCTGGTCGCACTCGTCTCCGTTTCGACTGGCTTTCTCGAAGCCTCGCCCGCCGTAGCCAAGGCGCCCGCCAAAACCCCGCCGGCCGTTCTCTCGGCCTCTGCCATTGCGGTCGCCGACAAATACAGCGCCGACGCCGCCGAGCAGATTTTCAAGGAAGGCGGCAATGCCGTTGACGCGGCTGTGGCGATTGCCTTCACGCTGGCCGTGACCTATCCGGAAGCGGGCAACATCGGCGGCGGCGGGTTCATGACGCTGTACGTGGACGGCAAACCGTACTTCCTCGATTATCGCGAACGCGCACCGCTGGCCGCGACGAAAAACATGTACCTCGACGACAAGGGCGCGGTCATCAAAGGCATGAGCGTGATCGGCTATCGCGCGGTGGGTGTGCCGGGCACCGTTGACGGCATGTGGCAGGCACAGCGCCGCTTCGGCAAGCTCAAGTGGAAGCAGGTGCTCGCCCCGGCCATTCACTATGCACGCGATGGTTTCGAAGTGAGCCAGCAATTGCAGGAGCGCCGTGACGATGCTGCCAAAGACTTCGCGGGCAAGACCAACTTCGACACTTACTTCGGCAATCTGAAACAGGGCGTCAACTTCAAGCAGGCGGATCTCGCCGCCGTGCTGCAACGCATTTCCGATCAGGGCGCGAAGGACTTCTACTCGGGCAGGACGGCGGATCTGATCGCGGCGTCCATGCGAGGTCACGGCCTCATCACGAAGGATGATTTGCAGCAGTACAAAGCCGTCTGGCGTGAGCCGGTTCAGGCCAACTGGAACGGCTATCGCGTGATCACCGCGCCGCCTCCGAGTTCGGGCGGCGTCGGCCTCGTGCAACTGCTGAAAATGAAGGCCGATATTGCGCCCGACTTCAAGGACGTCCCGCTCAATTCCGCGCAATACGTGCATCTGATCGCCGAAATCGAGAAGCGCGTGTTTGCCGATCGCGCGCAATATCTCGGCGATCCAGACTTCTACAAGGTACCTGTTTCGCAGTTGATCGACGACTCGTACAACGCGAAGCGTGCCGCTGAAGTCAACCCGACTACGCCGTCGGACACGAAGAGCGTGCAACCGGGTCTCGGCACGAACATGCCGGAGAAAGCGGAAACCACGCACTTCTCGGTGATCGATAAATGGGGCAACGCGGTGTCGAATACGTACACCATCAACGGTTATTTCGGCTCGGGCGTGGTGGTGGATCAGACCGGCATCGTGCTCAACGACGAGATGGACGACTTCTCGGCGAAGCCTGGTGTCGCGAACGAGTTCGGTGTGGTGGGCAAGGACGCGAATTCGATCGAGCCGAAAAAGCGCCCGCTTTCTTCGATGACCCCGACCATTCTGACGAAGGACGGCAAGGTGTCGCTCGTGATCGGCACGCCGGGCGGCTCGCGCATTTTCACGTCGATCTTCCAGGTGATCAACAACGTGTACGACTACAACATGCCGCTGCAGGACGCGGTCGGCGCGATGCGCTTCCACCATCAACTGTTGCCGCCGAACACGATTTTCTGGGAGCCGTACAAGCCGATTGAAGGCGAGCTTGCGCAGCAGATCGAAGCCAAGGGTTACAAGCTCGAAGGGCAGGATTTCAGCGGCGATATCCAGGCGATCAA
- a CDS encoding NTP transferase domain-containing protein — MRAIILAAGLGLRLQQPPQAQFPKCLLQFDGMSLLERHLQMLETAGVTDVVLALGFQPESVQAELERINWPHQVETVLNTRYDLGSVLTVHTVADALTRGGDVLLMDADVLYDERILSALVAGETVNRLLIDRDFEAGDEPVKLCLKDGVPVELRKQLAVNLEYDTIGESVGFFRFREEAAQRFAQIVAGYIDSGRANLPHEEAVRDLLLERSQVFDTADVTGAPWIEIDFPNDVARASTEILPQLQPLVSASR; from the coding sequence ATGCGTGCCATCATCCTCGCTGCGGGCCTCGGCCTGCGTCTTCAGCAACCGCCGCAAGCCCAGTTCCCGAAGTGCCTGTTGCAGTTCGACGGTATGAGCCTGCTCGAACGGCATCTGCAAATGCTCGAAACCGCAGGCGTGACCGACGTCGTTCTCGCGCTCGGTTTCCAGCCGGAATCGGTGCAGGCGGAACTGGAGCGCATCAACTGGCCGCATCAGGTCGAGACCGTGCTCAACACGCGTTACGACCTGGGCAGCGTGCTGACGGTGCACACCGTTGCAGACGCGCTTACGCGCGGCGGCGACGTGCTGCTGATGGACGCCGACGTGCTGTATGACGAGCGCATTCTCAGCGCGTTGGTGGCGGGCGAGACGGTCAACCGTCTGCTGATCGACCGTGATTTCGAAGCGGGCGACGAGCCCGTCAAGCTGTGTCTGAAAGACGGCGTGCCGGTCGAGTTGCGCAAGCAGCTGGCCGTCAATCTCGAGTACGACACGATTGGCGAATCTGTCGGCTTCTTCCGTTTCCGCGAAGAAGCGGCGCAACGTTTCGCGCAGATCGTCGCCGGTTATATCGACAGCGGCCGCGCGAATCTGCCGCACGAAGAAGCGGTGCGCGACCTGCTGCTGGAGCGCAGCCAGGTGTTCGATACCGCCGACGTGACCGGCGCTCCGTGGATCGAAATCGACTTCCCGAACGACGTTGCGCGGGCAAGCACCGAGATCCTGCCGCAACTGCAACCGCTGGTCAGCGCGTCGCGCTAA